One stretch of Daphnia pulicaria isolate SC F1-1A chromosome 8, SC_F0-13Bv2, whole genome shotgun sequence DNA includes these proteins:
- the LOC124310822 gene encoding protein capicua homolog isoform X3 — MQQRRVETRSRKQEHSAAGKGLISHKGQSVGGSSADVVARLLVPPPPPSQTVYPAGTCSAIIDECKTAAAMSNQHESAVVARRVPKKRKFDPAEYEQSADRTSPRHYNHSSQVPAAVAAGSSSVISSSVVVATIPAALTTASSSPPVLLPRVATPPAAHVDLNEWRCHRVLAKTGSRYLTGVIRSGHGHSDVLVQLDGHEQPTLYSDVTRAGKFDVVSDASPSPSQLTLGARVCLRVDDHPQLAVFVEGVICQISSKPIQYLVRTIGQNPDVERWITRPSLRLLQPPWWEELENGPEPSSAPVPIPPPPATETYQPDPAVVVNRVDYQQQQYADSYHSSRPPSTGPPVEVHLEAIHPNNDALVVVTTATQSAHSSGSEELLPSQAAGRPAYHEYDYGGESDEDLKREDITFHSESGYTVAGRSLSLTPGALADGVGGGIDGKFSGSSGSKRSSMQSRGSSCSILDPSPGGSLTPRSQPTTPSPFPGARSLTGTPQKYKKGDVVAGPSGIRKKFNGKQWRRLCSKEGCNKESQRRGYCSRHLSIKGKSLRSSGGAGASSSSLGGLTFPSSGGNKAFTKDGQEMDWEETLSRDSVEPSPSGSYSTSNSTPTAESGLQRSLRIGGGTLIGGSSGGRDGLSFEETEAANMLVSLSNSRSTTPATHYGLATDLSSTSRLLQSPPNSHVLTVGMRHNLFLPISQPTATSTAALSTSMGFHRSQLGSYSHCKEQPIIRPVGHSTPRAIIPSLASSYHHHHPLHHQHPGVIRPESQRPGLIPASSTTTSVIRISPTTQHMAQQQQQQHPVSFTPPIVASQAQSPSSYPLNLQQQHQHQSFHHNMMDGSSTTSPGQYQQQTGEEAAKLWYRQKHQSGQQQQGGPPLLHQALTGNAHSHQQQQQQQQQRSSTLTVIQTGHNQQGGLSTSSGVLIAPSNVPLNLHVGKSNAALHQPSSGGQSSYSIISLVQPELSTPAHHHQQSNHQQQQQHVGAEDHFQATAIRPAPLYYLIPSKSLVDNPPPSSSAHVSVRSNNGNNQNEEEDGRPGIIKSSALKGASKKERSASPAAANQQQQQWWSQQQQQNPARNGLNSTRVGGVSAFQSVSAEKPGHNEMGPHKREENGLKPSSLDSSSTTAAAAAAPLVNLENGGGRVTSRESVGERRRSSVTQDLTEYTYSVAGEPDAEVADDDDVFEMEAAGGGGGGGEPVAPGNSSGGGGDVGGTLSEANKRRTQSLGSLTGEPKSPRKAKEKDHVRRPMNAFMIFSKRHRALVHQRHPNQDNRTVSKILGEWWYSLGPQEKQKYHDLAFQVKEAHFKAHPEWKWCSKDRRKSGSTSSSKGDSKEPRGTLGSTGDLSAEEPKVDPPVVPQSHLSSVMGPPSAESTLNLNGHQTKANKLRRQALSEDLSDDDRMVICEETAEPTGPEIDLQCREHVVSDTESEAENQCDVPTSTPSLMQPAVFPQQPFGSPSSMGPNNSEVTHRPKAIKAKPAPLFEGDPRPVASDLFTGAPSGPVGPQIFHPTGGAFKSMPSPKVTFHPSFEFPKSSPKDAKEDGKRWPGSVPSSPVTKEDPSTIETKRPKTPPHSSSGIYPTLGPYFGQYDNMMHSPFYRPGPSNVSHGLPISSGYAQSTMVIPSGPSYTSMSNKHQLQAGFYPPPHALSVRPTSSQHEQTYVSAAAQQNQQNHVTPTWSLKPSVIVSKAPSSGPTSSGNHSLPPAGSISNGTPIRPPSREPIPTSSSAPSCYTVMNMKSGTLCGTLTPVTLNDLSRPARIKAVTATIPVASEMEYAQPASSPNTSHNNSNSSASRQSSTPSTPSTPGVLTQPNDPPGLMPPPELPKFVLAPTPAQLGRAPFQRRQSSTQPLSPSGSSSHSGEEEPISPGGGFGSAPLCSPTVGSAVVSGGFTIPTSTPSTPCVPQSPSQHSAQQAAAKKNMFKRTKDDGMDKVLEQVNFDEKFSHLPEFNPADCQSPSALSLPSSPRVFVQNYRRKRVASTTEEEGDSDVSNTSATPQSGAVVGHKFFGPDFSLDAFKAEGNEGDVCLSPGTPKTPATGKESAEKNFSSLRRILDQRRQLVIQLFQEHGFFPSTQATSLFQALHHDTFPTKQCLQLKIREVRQKMMAQTTTTTTTTTTTTTPASGNNVAPPNVSGGNNNNASGFSGGGSNEVIDGEGSETIDLAQVADAGC; from the exons ATGCAACAGAGGAGAGTGGAGACCAGATCACGGAAGCAGGAGCATTCGGCCGCCGGCAAGGGTCTTATTAGCCATAAGGGTCAATCAGTGGGCGGCTCGTCGGCTGACGTTGTCGCCCGTCTTCTAGTGCCACCACCCCCACCCAGTCAGACAGTGTACCCGGCTGGGACTTGCAGTGCAATAATCGACGAGTGCAAAACAGCCGCCGCCATGTCCAACCAACACGAGTCAGCGGTCGTAGCCCGTCGCGTGCCCAAAAAGCGAAAATTCGATCCGGCCGAATACGAACAATCGGCTGATCGGACGTCGCCTCGCCATTACAACCATTCTTCCCAAGtgccagcagcagtagcagcaggaTCGAGCTCGGTGATCTCATCGTCTGTAGTAGTAGCCACCATCCCAGCAGCTTTGAcgacggccagcagcagtcCTCCCGTTCTTCTTCCTCGAGTCGCTACTCCTCCAGCGGCTCACGTCGATCTCAACGAATGGCGCTGCCATCGTGTCCTGGCTAAAACTGGCAGTCGCTACTTGACGGGAGTCATCCGCAGTGGTCACGGACACAGTGACGTTCTCGTCCAGCTCGACGGACACGAACAGCCGACACTCTATTCAGATGTCACTCGGGCCGGCAAATTTGACGTCGTCAGCGATGCCAGTCCTTCACCTTCGCAGTTGACGTTGGGCGCCAGGGTGTGTCTACGTGTCGACGATCATCCGCAGTTGGCCGTCTTTGTCGAAGGCGTCATCTGCCAAATATCCAGTAAACCTATACAGTACCTCGTTCGGACCATCGGACAAAATCCGGATGTCGAGCGTTGGATCACCCGTCCGTCTCTCCGTCTCCTACAACCCCCATGGTGGGAAGAGCTGGAAAACGGACCTGAACCTTCATCCGCGCCGGTACCCATACCACCGCCGCCAGCCACAGAAACTTATCAGCCAGATCCAGCAGTTGTCGTCAACCGAGTCGATTATCAGCAACAGCAATACGCCGACAGTTATCACTCATCTCGTCCACCGTCCACCGGTCCGCCGGTAGAAGTCCATCTGGAGGCTATCCATCCCAACAATGATGCCTTGGTGGTGGTGACGACGGCGACTCAGAGCGCCCATTCCAGCGGCAGTGAAGAGCTCCTGCCCAGCCAGGCCGCTGGCCGGCCCGCCTATCACGAGTACGACTACGGCGGTGAGAGTGACGAAGATTTGAAACGTGAAGACATCACCTTCCATTCAGAATCGGGATACACGGTGGCTGGGCGCTCGCTGTCGTTGACGCCAGGAGCGTTGGCAGATGGCGTGGGAGGCGGCATTGATGGCAAATTCTCCGGAAGCAGCGGAAGCAAGCGGAGTAGCATGCAGAGTCGCGGGAGCAGTTGCAGCATACTCGATCCGTCTCCAGGCGGTAGTTTGACTCCTCGTTCCCAGCCGACGACGCCCAGTCCCTTCCCAGGCGCCCGCTCTCTCACTGGAACGCCGCAAAAGTATAAAAAGGGCGACGTTGTGGCCGGTCCTAGCGGCATCCGCAAAAAGTTCAACGGCAAACAATGGCGCCGCCTCTGCTCCAAGGAGGGCTGCAACAAGGAGTCGCAGCGGAGGGGCTACTGCTCGAGGCACCTGAGCATCAAAGGCAAAAGCCTGCGCTCCTCTGGTGGCGCAGGTGCTTCCTCGTCCAGTCTCGGCGGCCTGACGTTCCCATCATCAGGTGGCAACAAGGCGTTCACCAAGGACGGCCAGGAGATGGACTGGGAGGAAACGCTCTCGCGGGACTCTGTTGAGCCGTCTCCCTCGGGCAGTTACAGCACGAGCAACAGCACGCCGACGGCCGAGTCTGGATTGCAGCGATCCCTCAGGATTGGTGGAGGAACTTTGATTGGCGGCAGCAGTGGCGGAAGGGACGGCCTGTCTTTTGAGGAAACGGAAGCGGCCAACATGTTAGTTTCGCTCAGCAATTCGCGCTCAACTACACCGGCCACTCACTACGGACTGGCCACGGATCTCTCGTCAACATCGCGACTCCTCCAATCGCCGCCAAACTCTCACGTCCTGACGGTTGGCATGCGCCACAATTTGTTTCTGCCCATTTCTCAGCCGACTGCCACTAGCACGGCCGCCTTGTCCACTTCGATGGGATTCCATCGCAGCCAGTTGGGGTCTTATTCGCATTGTAAAGAGCAACCCATTATCCGGCCGGTAGGCCACTCGACCCCCAGGGCCATTATTCCGTCTCTCGCTTCCTCctatcaccaccaccacccactgcACCACCAGCATCCAGGAGTTATCCGGCCGGAATCACAGCGGCCCGGTTTAATTCCCGCTTCGTCTACTACGACGAGTGTCATCAGGATCTCGCCGACCACACAACACAtggctcaacaacaacaacaacaacatccggtCAGCTTTACACCACCCATCGTCGCCAGTCAAGCTCAGTCGCCCTCGTCGTACCCGTTGAatttgcaacaacaacaccaacaccaATCGTTTCACCATAATATGATGGATGGATCTTCTACCACGTCGCCAGGACAGTATCAACAGCAAACTGGCGAGGAAGCAGCCAAACTGTGGTACAGACAGAAACATCAGTCgggtcaacaacaacaaggtggTCCTCCGCTGCTTCATCAAGCCCTGACGGGCAATGCTCACTcacaccaacagcagcagcagcagcagcagcaacggtcTTCGACGTTGACGGTGATTCAAACTGGACACAACCAACAGGGCGGATTGTCGACATCCAGTGGAGTCCTGATCGCCCCCAGCAACGTTCCGCTTAACCTTCATGTAGGCAAGAGCAACGCGGCCCTTCATCAACCTTCGTCGGGCGGACAGTCGAGTTATTCCATCATCAGTCTAGTGCAACCGGAATTATCGACTCCTGCCCATCACCATCAGCAGTccaaccaccagcagcagcagcagcatgtcGGGGCTGAAGATCATTTCCAAGCCACTGCTATCCGTCCGGCGCCGTTGTATTACTTGATCCCATCGAAAAGTCTAGTAGAcaatcctcctccttcttcatcCGCTCACGTGTCTGTCCGGTCTAATAACGGCAACAACCAGAACGAGGAGGAAGACGGCCGACCAGGTATTATCAAATCATCTGCATTGAAAGGAGCGTCGAAAAAGGAGCGATCCGCTTCTCCAGCCGCTGccaatcagcagcagcagcagtggtggtctcagcagcagcagcagaatccGGCCCGGAACGGCCTCAATTCCACTCGAGTGGGTGGTGTTTCAGCTTTCCAGTCAGTGTCTGCCGAGAAGCCGGGCCACAACGAAATGGGCCCCCACAAGCGCGAGGAAAACGGTTTGAAACCGTCGTCGCTAGATTCTTCATCGACTACAG cagcagcagcagcagcgccattGGTGAACCTTGAAAACGGCGGCGGTCGGGTAACGTCTAGAGAATCGGTGGGTGAACGGCGCCGTTCATCCGTCACGCAAGATCTGACCGAGTACACCTACTCTGTCGCCGGGGAACCAGATGCCGAGgtagccgacgacgacgacgtctttGAAATGGAAGCCGCtggcggcggaggaggaggaggcgagCCCGTTGCGCCTGGAAACAGttccggaggaggaggagatgtGGGAGGGACTTTGAGCGAAGCGAACAAACGCCGCACTCAGTCGTTGGGATCCTTGACAGGAGAACCTAAAAGCCCACGCAAG gcaaaagaaaaagatcacGTTCGACGGCCCATGAATGCCTTCATGATCTTCAGCAAGAGACACCGAGCACTGGTTCACCAGCGCCATCCCAATCAGGACAATCGAACTGTTTCCAAGATTCTCGGCGAATGGTGGTATTCCTTGGGGCCacaggagaaacaaaaataccaTGATCTAGCTTTTCAG GTCAAAGAAGCTCATTTTAAAGCCCATCCTGAATGGAAGTGGTGCAGTAAAGATCGACGCAAATCTGGATCGACCAGTTCGTCCAAAGGCGATAGCAAGGAGCCTCGTGGTACCCTTGGCTCCACCGGAGACTTGTCTGCCGAAGAACCTAAAGTTGATCCGCCTGTTGTTCCACAATCTCATCTTTCATCGGTCATGGGACCACCTTCTGCTGAATCAACTCTTAATCTCAATGGACATCAG aCAAAAGCCAACAAACTTCGTCGCCAGGCGCTGAGTGAAGATCTTTCCGATGACGATCGCATG GTTATTTGCGAGGAAACAGCTGAGCCTACTGGACCTGAAATCGACCTGCAATGTCGTGAACATGTTGTCTCTGACACGGAATCAGAAGCTGAAAACCAGTGTGACGTGCCCACCAGTACTCCCTCACTGATGCAGCCGGCAGTCTTTCCTCAGCAACCGTTTGGCAGTCCATCTTCCATGGGGCCAAATAACTCTGAAGTTACTCATCGTCCTAAAGCCATTAAAGCCAA accGGCTCCTTTATTTGAAGGCGACCCTAGGCCGGTTGCGTCCGACTTGTTCACCGGAGCACCCAGCGGTCCAGTCGGTCCCCAGATTTTTCATCCAACGGGAGGAGCGTTCAAGAGCATGCCGTCACCTAAAGTGACGTTTCATCCATCCTTTGAATTTCCCAAGTCTAGTCCCAAGGATGCGAAAGAAGACGGGAAAAGGTGGCCGGGATCTGTGCCCAGCAGTCCCGTCACCAAAGAAGACCCATCCACCATCGAAACCAAACGACCGAAAACCCCTCCGCACTCGTCGAGCGGGATTTATCCGACCCTCGGTCCGTATTTCGGGCAGTATGACAATATGATGCATTCTCCATTTTACCGTCCGGGACCGTCCAACGTTTCTCACGGCTTACCTATTTCGAGTGGTTATGCTCAGTCAACAATGGTGATCCCTTCCGGACCTTCTTATACCTCCATGTCCAACAAACATCAGCTGCAAGCTGGATTCTACCCTCCTCCGCACGCGCTTTCAGTTCGCCCCACAAGTTCCCAGCACGAGCAGACCTACGTGTCGGCCGCCGCCCAGCAAAATCAACAGAATCACGTCACACCCACTTGGTCGTTGAAGCCGTCGGTGATTGTCAGCAAGGCTCCTTCGTCTGGACCAACCAGTAGTGGAAATCATTCTTTACCTCCAGCTGGAAGCATTTCCAACGGGACTCCTATTCGACCGCCTTCACGTGAACCGATCCCGACATCTTCATCGGCTCCTTCGTGTTACACAGTCATGAACATGAAATCAGGAACGCTGTGCGGAACACTGACTCCTGTTACCCTCAATGATTTGTCGAGGCCCGCTCGAATCAAGGCCGTCACTGCGACTATTCCGGTGGCCAGTGAGATGGAGTACGCCCAGCCTGCGTCCAGTCCCAACACCagccacaacaacagcaacagcagcgcgTCGAGACAGAGCAGCACTCCCAGCACGCCCAGTACGCCCGGCGTCTTGACTCAACCGAACGATCCACCTGGATTGATGCCTCCTCCGGAATTACCGAAATTTGTTTTGGCGCCGACTCCGGCCCAGTTGGGCAGGGCTCCTTTCCAGCGTAGGCAATCGTCGACTCAGCCTCTGTCGCCATCGGGATCGTCTTCTCACAGTGGTGAAGAGGAACCGATCAGTCCAGGCGGTGGATTTGGATCGGCTCCTCTGTGCAGTCCAACTGTCGGGTCAGCCGTCGTTTCCGGAGGTTTTACAATTCCTACATCGACACCGTCGACCCCTTGCGTGCCACAATCTCCAAGTCAACACAGCGCACAACAGGCTGCCgccaagaagaatatgtttaaACGAACCAAAGATGATGGGATGGACAA GGTGTTGGAGCAAGTGAATTTCGACGAGAAATTTTCCCACCTGCCGGAATTCAATCCGGCTGATTGCCAATCACCGAGTGCTCTTTCATTACCATCCAGCCCGCGAGTGTTTGTGCAAAACTATCGTCGAAAGAGAGTTGCATCGA caacggaagaagaaggagattcTGACGTGTCAAACACGAGTGCTACACCGCAATCTGGAGCTGTTGTAGGACACAAGTTTTTTGGGCCAGACTTTAGTCTGGATGCTTTTAAAG CCGAAGGTAATGAGGGAGACGTCTGCCTGTCTCCCGGCACTCCGAAAACCCCGGCCACAGGAAAGGAAAGCgcagagaaaaacttttcctCGTTAAGAAGAATCTTGGATCAAAGAAGACAGTTGGTGATTCAACTTTTCCAAGAGCATGGTTTCTTCCCATCGACACAGGCAACCAGTCTTTTCCAG GCACTGCACCACGATACTTTTCCAACTAAACAGTGTCTGCAATTGAAAATTCGCGAGGTTCGCCAGAAAATGATGGCAcagactactactactactaccacaactactactactacaacacCGGCTAGTGGCAATAATGTGGCTCCCCCCAATGTTTCTGGTGGCAACAACAATAATGCCTCGGGATTCAGTGGTGGTGGATCGAACGAGGTAATCGATGGCGAAGGCAGTGAAACGATCGATTTGGCCCAGGTTGCCGATGCAGGCTGTTAG